In Podarcis muralis chromosome 14, rPodMur119.hap1.1, whole genome shotgun sequence, one genomic interval encodes:
- the ATPAF2 gene encoding ATP synthase mitochondrial F1 complex assembly factor 2: MWWGGLQRLSSRHSLVAGRLWPSVFVRGPVLLQVESRRPYTPQAERKRFYQNVSISQGEGGFEINLDHRKLKTPQAKLFTVPSETLALAVATEWDSQQDTIKFYTMHLTTLCNTALDNPSQRSKDQLIKAAVKFLETDTVCYRVEEPPALVELQKNEWDPIIEWAEKRYDVVIGSSTSIMGPSIPQRTKDTFVSHLASYNSWALQGIEYMITQLKSLVLSMSLLDKHLTVEQAVLLSRLEEEYQIQHWGNIEWAHDYDMYELRARTAAAALFVQLCLENSTVKHKLLQD; the protein is encoded by the exons ATGTGGTGGGGTGGTTTACAGCGCCTGTCATCAAGACACTCCCTTGTGGCCGGACGTCTCTGGCCATCTGTCTTCGTTCGTGGTCCAGTGTTATTGCAAGTGGAGTCAAGACGACCCTACACACCGCAGGCAG AAAGGAAAAGGTTCTACCAGAATGTCAGCATCTCCCAAGGTGAAG GTGGCTTTGAAATCAACTTGGACCACCGAAAACTGAAAACCCCCCAGGCCAAGCTCTTCACGGTGCCAAGCGAgactctggctctggctgtggcgACCGAATGGGACTCTCAGCAGGACACCATCAAGTTCTACACAATGCACCTG ACAACCTTGTGCAACACAGCTTTGGACAACCCGTCGCAGCGAAGCAAAGATCAGCTCATCAAGGCAGCTGTGAAATTCTTGGAGACGGACACAGTTTG CTACCGGGTGGAAGAGCCGCCTGCCTTGGTGGAACTGCAGAAGAATGAGTGGGATCCCATAATTGAGTGGGCAGAGAAAAG GTACGATGTTGTGATTGGCTCATCAACAAGCATCATGGGTCCCAGCATCCCGCAGAGAACGAAGGACACCTTTGTCAGCCACCTGGCATCATATAACAGCTGGGCCCTTCAAG GCATAGAATACATGATCACCCAGCTGAAGTCCCTGGTTCTCTCGATGAGCCTGCTTGACAAACACCTCACAGTTGAGCAAGCTGTCCTGCTATCTCGTCTAGAGGAAGAATACCAG ATCCAGCACTGGGGGAACATTGAGTGGGCCCACGACTATGACATGTACGAACTTCGGGCCCGCACGGCTGCTGCTGCCCTTTTTGTTCAGCTTTGCTTAGAGAATTCCACGGTCAAGCACAAGCTGCTGCAGGACTGA